From a region of the Syngnathus typhle isolate RoL2023-S1 ecotype Sweden linkage group LG12, RoL_Styp_1.0, whole genome shotgun sequence genome:
- the LOC133163773 gene encoding PDZ and LIM domain protein 3-like, protein MGLTKVEHMANLDDTRQVVSITYNTPIGLYSSGNIQDAMEGQMKGIVAPKSESPRTLANIEDSDVYRMLQKDHEEPGEPRQSGSFKALQEYVESDGTKPIVTRTVKAPTTKRSAPTGNLQKVPICDKCGNGIVGTLVKARDMFRHPTCFVCADCDVNLKQKGYFFVEGQLYCETHARARSRPPPESHDL, encoded by the exons ATGGGGTTGACGAAGGTGGAGCACATGGCCAACCTCGACGACACGCGTCAGGTGGTCAGCATCACCTATAACACACCTATTGGGCTCTACTCTTCTGGGAACATCCAGGACGCCATGGAGGGACAGATGAAAGGAATCGTTGCGCCCAAATCCGAAAG CCCGAGGACGTTGGCTAACATCGAGGACTCGGACGTCTATCGCATGCTGCAGAAGGACCATGAGGAACCGGGAGAACCTCGACAGTCGGGATCCTTCAAGGCGCTGCAGGAATATGTCGAGAGCGACG GCACTAAGCCGATAGTGACCAGGACTGTTAAGGCGCCCACCACCAAACGCAGCGCTCCCACCGGAAACCTGCAGAAAGTTCCCATCTGCGACAAGTGTGGAAACGGCATTGT TGGTACATTGGTGAAGGCTCGCGACATGTTCCGCCACCCGACTTGCTTCGTGTGCGCCGACTGCGACGTCAATCTGAAGCAGAAGGGTTATTTCTTCGTGGAAGGCCAACTGTACTGCGAGACCCACGCCAGGGCCAGGAGCAGACCCCCACCCGAGAGTCACGACTTGTAG
- the LOC133163774 gene encoding C-type mannose receptor 2-like — MSLPTLVVALVLTLCAWITLCGDISCDSGWEVFGSSCYKKMPATNGWLGARLHCALEGGDLVSFNSLAEEDFVKGKMGVDPFWIGLSNLECGHKLCHRMSGKEPKWSDDTPLIYSNWDAGQAVSTTSESCAYADSNQWDKWRTGLCESSLAYICKRSPDGCPDGQPCSKKADRLALSPVQTSACDPGYLLYGPFCYRYFLEARITWQAAEDDCVARGGHLASVHSHEDSKWMLGRAPSPPGTFCFHACSHLRSLAAKSTSPPPPLPAWSDKCGWEWLDNPANDFCYLMRGNQLKSWKEARDDCNRHDAHLLSITDSHEQAFVHGHSKAVLTTPSLWLDADAPFAESGGRWADGSPFSYVHLSAGHHGDKVGGRCLSFLIDNGDWKFDVCEIKRGYICKSRDISSDSGWEVFGSSCYKKMPATNGWLGARLHCALEGGDLVSFNSLAEEDFVKGKMGVDPFWIGLSNLECGHKLCHRMSGKEPKWSDNTPLIYSNWDAGQAVSTTSESCAYVKRKAYVSDQCDKWRTGLCESSLAYICKRSPDGCPDGQPCSKKADRLALSPVQTSACDPGYLLYGPFCYRYFLEAHKSWQAAEDDCVARGGHLASVHSHEDGKWMLGEHQGPP; from the exons ATGAGCCTCCCCACACTTGTGGTGGCATTGGTGCTGACGTTGTGCGCCTGGATTACGCTTTGTGGAG ACATTTCGTGCGATTCCGGATGGGAGGTGTTCGgctccagctgctacaagaagatgccagccaccaacggttggctgggggcccgtTTACACTGCGCCctggagggcggcgacctggtctcctTCAACTCATTGGCCGAGGAAGATTTTGTGAAGGGCAAAATGGGGGTAGACccgttctggatcggactctccaacCTG GAATGCGGCCATAAGTTGTGTCATCGAATGTCAGGCAAGGAGCCGAAATGGTCCGACGACACGCCGCTGATTTACAGCAACTGGGATGCCGGTCAAGCCGTAAG CACCACATCGGAGTCCTGCGCCTACGCTGATTCCAACCAGTGGGACAAGTGGAGAACCGGCTTGTGCGAGTCCTCCCTGGCGTACATATGCAAACGCTCGCCCGACG GCTGCCCGGACGGACAACCGTGCTCCAAGAAGGCCGACCGTTTGGCTCTCTCTCCGGTGCAAA CTTCCGCCTGCGACCCCGGCTACTTGCTCTACGGCCCTTTTTGCTACCGCTACTTCTTGGAGGCCAGAATAACTTGGCAGGCAGCTGAGGATGACTGCGTCGCACGGGGAGGTCACCTGGCAAGCGTCCACTCGCATGAAGACAGCAAATGGATGCTGG GCCGCGCGCCGTCACCACCGGGCACTTTTTGTTTCCATGCTTGTTCTCATTTGCGCTCCCTTGCAGCCAAGTCCACCAGTCCTCCTCCGCCGCTCCCAG CCTGGAGCGACAAATGCGGCTGGGAGTGGCTGGACAACCCCgccaacgacttctgctacctgatgagaGGGAACCAGCTCAAAAGCTGGAAGGAGGCGCGCGACGACTGCAACCGCCACGATGCCCATCTGCTCAGTATCACGGACTCTCACGAGCAGGCCTTTgtgcacg GTCACAGCAAGGCCGTGCTCACCACTCCCTCGCTGTGGCTGGACGCCGACGCCCCCTTCGCCGAGAGCGGCGGCCGGTGGGCCGACGGCTCCCCGTTCAGCTACGTCCACCTGAGCGCCG GTCACCATGGCGACAAAGTTGGGGGACGCtgcctttcctttctcattgaCAACGGCGACTGGAAATTTGACGTGTGCGAGATCAAGAgaggctacatctgcaagagCAGAG ACATTTCGTCCGATTCCGGATGGGAGGTGTTCGgctccagctgctacaagaagatgccagccaccaacggttggctgggggcccgtTTACACTGCGCCctggagggcggcgacctggtctcctTCAACTCATTGGCCGAGGAAGATTTTGTGAAGGGCAAAATGGGGGTGGACCCGTTCTGGATCGGGCTCTCCAACCTG GAATGCGGCCATAAGTTGTGTCATCGAATGTCAGGCAAGGAGCCGAAATGGTCCGACAACACGCCGCTGATCTACAGCAACTGGGATGCCGGTCAAGCCGTAAG CACCACATCggagtcctgcgcctacgtcaagcGAAAAGCATATGTTTCCGACCAGTGCGACAAGTGGAGAACCGGCTTGTGCGAGTCCTCCCTGGCGTACATATGCAAACGCTCGCCCGACG GCTGCCCGGACGGACAACCGTGTTCCAAGAAGGCTGACCGTTTGGCTCTCTCTCCGGTGCAAA CTTCCGCCTGCGACCCCGGCTACTTGCTCTACGGCCCTTTTTGCTACCGCTACTTCTTGGAGGCCCATAAGTCTTGGCAGGCAGCTGAGGATGACTGCGTCGCACGGGGAGGTCACCTGGCAAGCGTCCACTCGCATGAAGACGGCAAATGGATGCTGGGTGAGCACCAAGGGCCACCATGA
- the LOC133162980 gene encoding uncharacterized protein LOC133162980, translating into MLTTPSLWLDADAPFAESGGRWADGSPFSYVHLSAGHHGDKVGGRCLSFLIDNGDWKFDVCEIKRGYICKRRAATAQQAPLPHAGFLKQEICENADNRAICPEDRVMRIQSAFYGRRSSNVCSAQRGSDAKCRVEGALLHYRKECDNCHQCLVKPMKEDPCPEVSKYLQMVYTCETDECFDSLGNTQGSLKKLKLRASSSLSGFGPDKACLNGKSCWKPLKPMDSWIEVDLGEMKKVTGMEIQMCPWASSRHWSRFKMTHSLDGQDWTGHSQMLSPGATQTLMEPMLAQFIRILPLDHQWIVGLRFDVLGCALDNVISCDEQFVNVALDKLPTTVFCPPGCAKLDHQVYGTWGYKEESHICAAAIHAGVIADKTGGKCTLLKAPPQKSFQASEQNGILSKQLNQEGPLAFTFADGEMRCLGPEWEEFAGFCYKIFEDKKTWAEAQHACGTFGAQLVSVGSLVEQEWLKTTLYFDDSDTWTGLNDLAVPGMFVWSDRRPVTLTFWAAGEPNNELPLDDNCVAAAFQTGRWMRMLCTQLNRFVCKMPKAHYTIAAGEPETESGDSKALSMVSTGTCKDLVLEMMKGLQVGSTITIKGLGNDKTKSFQASLLNADNQTILQLKLDAETQTVMLSSQLDSDLDQQLNQLHVARIPLQRGVDFKIVIRCAQHVFRVLAGGHRLHYAYQGHLRLADITLLRLHGDVSLKVVRLATAPPT; encoded by the exons ATGCTCACCACTCCCTCGCTGTGGCTGGACGCCGACGCCCCCTTCGCCGAGAGCGGCGGCCGGTGGGCCGACGGCTCCCCGTTCAGCTACGTCCACCTGAGCGCCG GTCACCATGGCGACAAAGTTGGGGGACGCtgcctttcctttctcattgaCAACGGCGACTGGAAATTTGACGTGTGCGAGATCAAGAgaggctacatctgcaagagAAGAG CGGCGACAGCGCAACAAGCTCCGCTGCCTCACGCCG GTTTCCTCAAGCAAGAGATATGCGAGAACGCCGACAACCGAGCCATTTGCCCCGAGGACAGAGTCATGCGCATCCAGTCGGCCTTCTACGGACGGAGGAGCAGCAACGTCTGCTCGGCCCAACGCGGCTCAGACG CCAAATGTAGGGTGGAAGGTGCCCTCCTTCACTACAGGAAAGAGTGCGACAACTGCCACCAGTGCCTCGTCAAGCCCATGAAGGAGGACCCCTGCCCCGAGGTCTCCAAATACCTCCAGATGGTCTACACCTGCGAAACGGACG AGTGTTTTGACAGTTTAGGCAACACCCAAGGCAGCCTGAAAAAGTTGAAGCTGAGAGCCTCCTCCTCATTGAGCGGCTTCGGCCCCGACAAGGCTTGCCTCAATGGGAAAAGCTGCTGGAAACCGTTGAAGC cTATGGACAGCTGGATCGAGGTGGACTTAGGCGAGATGAAAAAAGTGACCGGGATGGAGATCCAGATGTGTCCTTGGGCCTCCTCCAGGCACTGGTCCAGGTTTAAGATGACCCATAGTTTGGACGGACAGGACTGGACCGGCCACTCCCAGATG CTTTCCCCCGGAGCGACTCAGACCCTGATGGAGCCCATGCTAGCCCAGTTCATCCGCATCCTGCCACTGGATCACCAATGGATCGTCGGCCTCCGCTTTGACGTCTTGGGATGCGCGCTTGACA ATGTGATCAGCTGCGACGAGCAGTTCGTCAACGTCGCCTTGGACAAGCTGCCCACTAC GGTCTTCTGTCCGCCGGGTTGCGCCAAGTTGGACCACCAAGTCTACGGCACGTGGGGGTACAAAGAG GAATCTCACATCTGCGCCGCCGCCATCCACGCCGGCGTCATCGCTGACAAGACTGGAGGAAAGTGCACCTTGCTGAAAGCGCCGCCGCAGAAGAGCTTCCAAGCATCCGAACAGAACGGAATCCTCTCCAAACA ATTGAACCAAGAGGGGCCTTTGGCTTTCACGTTTGCCGACGGAG AGATGAGATGCTTGGGACCtgagtgggaggagtttgccggCTTCTGCTACAAGATTTTTGAGGACAAGAAGACCTGGGCCGAGGCTCAGCACGCCTGCGGGACTTTTGGCGCCCAGCTGGTGTCCGTGGGTTCCCTAGTGGAGCAGGAGTGGCTGAAGACGACTTTGTACTTTG ATGACAGCGACACGTGGACCGGACTCAATGACCTGGCTGTTCCCGGCATGTTCGTGTGGTCAGACCGCCGCCCTGTGACCTTGACCTTCTGGGCTGCCGGAGAGCCCAACAACGAGCTCCCCTTGGACGACAACTGCGTGGCGGCGGCTTTCCAG ACGGGACGCTGGATGCGGATGTTGTGCACGCAGCTCAATCGCTTCGTGTGCAAGATGCCCAAAGCGCATTACACCATCGCCGCTGGAGAGCCCGAGACGGAAAGCGGCGATTCCAAGGCCTTGTCCATGGTGTCGACTGGAACT TGCAAAGACCTTGTCCTGGAAATGATGAAAGGTCTTCAGGTGGGAAGTACCATCACCATCAAAGGGCTGGGCAACGACAAGACCAAGAG CTTCCAAGCCAGCTTGCTCAACGCCGACAACCAAACCATCCTGCAGCTCAAGCTGGACGCCGAGACCCAAACCGTCATGCTGAGCTCCCAACTGGACAGCGACCTGGACCAGCAGCTAAACCAGCTGCATGTTGCCCGTATCCCCCTGCAACGTGGCGTGGACTTCAAG ATCGTCATCCGCTGCGCCCAGCACGTCTTCCGCGTTTTGGCCGGGGGCCACCGGCTGCACTACGCCTACCAGGGCCACCTCCGACTGGCAGACATCACGCTGCTGCGACTGCATGGCGACGTGTCGCTGAAGGTCGTCCGCCTGGCGACGGCGCCGCCCACCTGA
- the LOC133163775 gene encoding PDZ and LIM domain protein 3-like has product MGLTKVEHMANLDDTRQVVSITYNTPIGLYSSGNIQDAMEGQMKGIVAPKSESPRTLANIEDSDVYRMLQKDHEEPGEPRQSGSFKALQEYVESDGTKPIVTRTVKAPTTKPSAPTGNLQKLPICDKCGNGIVGTVVKARDMFRHPTCFVCADCDVNLKQKGYFFMEGQLYCETHARARSRPPPESHDL; this is encoded by the exons ATGGGGTTGACGAAGGTGGAGCACATGGCCAACCTCGACGACACGCGTCAGGTGGTCAGCATCACCTATAACACACCTATTGGGCTCTACTCTTCTGGGAACATCCAGGACGCCATGGAGGGACAGATGAAAGGAATCGTTGCGCCCAAATCCGAAAG CCCGAGGACGTTGGCTAACATCGAGGACTCGGACGTCTATCGCATGCTGCAGAAGGACCATGAGGAACCGGGAGAACCTCGACAGTCGGGATCCTTCAAGGCGCTGCAGGAATATGTCGAGAGCGACG GCACTAAGCCGATAGTGACCAGGACTGTTAAGGCGCCCACCACCAAACCCAGCGCTCCCACCGGAAACCTGCAGAAACTTCCCATCTGCGACAAGTGTGGAAACGGCATTGT TGGTACAGTGGTGAAGGCTCGCGACATGTTCCGCCACCCTACTTGCTTCGTGTGCGCCGACTGCGACGTCAATCTGAAGCAGaagggttatttcttcatggaaGGCCAACTGTACTGCGAGACCCACGCCAGGGCCAGGAGCAGACCCCCACCCGAGAGTCACGACTTGTAG